The Euwallacea fornicatus isolate EFF26 chromosome 14, ASM4011564v1, whole genome shotgun sequence nucleotide sequence CTTCAAATCTTTCAAAATCCATTAATTACTGGAATGGCATTCTTGGTCTTACAATCTATGATAGAACTGAAAAGTCTGCCGCATTTGCTTTCAGTGAAAACACAACCAGGATTGAATTGAAAGATGTTGGTAAGAGATGtgaactttaaaataaatctacaACTTGTTTAAAATCTTGATTCGCTGTAGAAATCCGATAGTAGTTcaataaggaaaaatatttgctttgcATGGTGAGtcgagatttaaaaaaaactggtataagatataattattatatgcACTCACTTTACTGTTCTTTCAAAATTGTGAAAGCTTGatgaaaaaggtatttttatcTGCAGGCGGACCTGTTGACAGACGTCAAGCTTACGGCCGAATCGCTTTCTCTATTCCTTACGCGGAGCAAGAGCCACTATCCGAACACATCAACAAGAACAAACAAACCATATTAACACCACTCCTCTCACTTCCCACTCCAGGTAAGCAAACTGTGAGGGTCATAATTCTCGCCGATCCCGATGGCCAAGAAATTTGTTTCGTGGAAGATGAAGGCTACCGGAAATTGTCGGAGCCAGATTTTGAGAGTGAGAAGGTTTTGGATCGTCAAATTGCAAAAGACAAATCTTAAGCATAGTTTCGGTTTCACAAcgtttatgaatattttgggaacataataaatcattttggTTATGGTTATTTTTAAGTACATGTAGTATTGTTCGCGGCTGCAGTAGGAAAGTGTAAGATGGCTACTGAGTATagaacagaaaaataaaaacttaagcTCAAATAGTGAGCCCACGATTATCAAAAATACTACATCGTTTTGGTGGTACTACTGTTATCctgtgaacaattttttgaacagaagagtttttgattttctgttCCATACCCTACAGCAGGTATATGatctttttaaagtttaaaacagggtaaattaatacataaaatattatggaGATTATTAGAAGAAAACGTTAAAAGTATCATGAGCTTTCCGTTGTGTTTGAACACTGGTTTTGATAGTTTacgttttattaatatatacttattattgttatataaCGGGTCCTGTAGGTATTAAAAGGatctttttctatattttcgtgtaatgtttaatttgaaataaatgaaattacaatctaaaataaaaattgtattacaTTTTGAGACAATATTAAGAAAAGCAAGTGTAAACCGTCTTTAATCACAATCCCTAGGCAAGATTATAAAACAATGCAcacaaaaaatacatataaaaagCTAtcgtatatgaaaaaaaacatataaaacaaATAGCACGAGATTCTGATTTtaatactgaaaaaaatatataaactaaTGTTACATAGAGTAAATAACAACTATAACCTCCGCTGTTGTAAAATTTCTTGTTACATGTTAAAACGTCCCTATAGCCGTTCCACACTAGAATTACTTTTCAATCTCCATTAAAGCGATTGGAGGCTCTTTGACCGGTTCAACAAAACTTTCAAAGGTGGCCTCACTCCCTGTAAACATCGTATCGTATTTATAGACatagttttcattttcttgtTGTGAAATGGAAGGCTTATCTTCGTCCTCTTCCACGAGAACTGccatttcctgaaaaaaacAGCTTAACATTTTCTTCAATCGAATTATATGCGTCACTGTAGTTTTGagattaattttgcatttttccatattgaaaaatccatttcgcttcaaattaatatttcaaaatacggATAGACATAAAATAGAACATCGTATCGCAATAGCGTCCTGTGCATAAACTGAGATGTGAAATTTACTTTACTGCGATATGACGTTATGCTTTGCCAACCACACTTTTCAAGCATTACGAGTTATGTTACGAGATGCTGTTCGTGATTTATTGGTGATTCAAGtgagaaaataaacaaatacgtaaaaaaaacTCGTGTCCCTCTACTCGGGCTTTTATGGGTTGTACCCAAAAATGTACTTGGACAAATATATATTgagatttaaaaagttatttttcaaatcgtcaaaAGAAATAAAGGATACCTTCTTTTTGTTGCCGTTTTCAGTCGTAGTCTTAAAATGTGTCATTCGATGTTTTTTCATCGCAGACATCGTAATGAATCCTTTCCGACATTCTGGACAACGATGAGGTCGTTCCCCCGTATGGATCATTTCGTGCCCTTTTAAAGTACAGGAGTTTGTGAACGCCTTTGAACAATATTTGCAAGTCCATTTCTTAATACCTATGACGAATTTTgaaaggattaaaaaaaattattaagaaatttccattatacaAACTCTGATTTAAGCGAAAATAGTTGGGCTTGTTTAATGTTTACCTAAATGAATATTCAAGTGAGTTTTTCGATGGATCCAAGTTTTAAACCCTTTGCCACATATATGACATTCATAAGGTCTTTCGTTTGTATGTACTCTGACATGATTATCCAGTCGTtgtttatctttaaaaacttttggACAATAACTACATACAAATTCCCCTGAAAGCAAATGGGAAACCGAGATACAGATAATACATTatatacaattttcaattttatataatttgaaTTCATGGTTCaaaccatttaaaaatcacctttgtcatttcttaattttgcaGATTTTCCCCATGTAGCGAACATATTCTTATTCCAGCCCGGTGCttcgtgattttttaaatgaagtttaAAATTCTCCTCACGTACAAACTGAGATTGGCATTTGTCACATTCATATAATTCATGACCGAAATCCTTTACGTGTTCTTTAAATTGTTCTTCTGTTGCAAAAGAATCGTAACATCTATAAATATCAAGAAACCAAtcatacataatttattaaatattaaggcGATCAACAAACTTTTTGCAAACAAAACTGTGACCTTTGTGCTTTGCTCTATGCATGGCAATAGCATacttatggaaaattttcaattccctGCCACAAGATTCGCAAAAGAAGTTCTTCTTTGTTGGTTTGTTGTCCACTGGAATGCCctgatgaaatttttgaatgtgtaGAGTGAGATTCCTTTTAGTTGTGTAACCtaagaaatttagaaaatgaaataagaCTTACATTgatacataaaatttattaaatcccTTTGTCAGTGTGATGATTAAACTTACTTTGCCCGCAGGTATCACATAGAAACCTCATGTCGTTATGCGCCACCAGAATATGTCTTCgaatattatttgaattggcgAATTCCCTAGGACATTCaggacatttaaatttttggctCTCAGTTTGTGGATTCAAATGTTTCCTCCTCCTGTGCTCGTATACtgcttttctatttttaaatctaaaatataaTCTTTTTACTAAACTTCTTACAATGACAAACGCAAGAAAAGACGAATAATGACCCATGTTGATGTTAAAACATTCTAACTCTTCTATTACTACTTATGGGTGTACTACTTAATTCTTTATTTGCGATTTAATTATTGCTCTTCCAAATGTTACTTACTGTTCTCCACAAACTGTGCACTTCGTATTATGCTCGGCTGACTTATAATGAGCATTCAACTCATTGTAAGTCTTGAAGCTAATCAAACACAATCTGCAACACTTCAATTGCCCATGTTTTACCATCATATGGTACAGCAAACTGAACGGATTATTGAACTCTAGGTAgcaaataatacattttgatTCGGTACTGTGAACAGtctaaaaaacacaaataaaattcagttttcctTGTGCACCTACTGAGAAAAATTGTCAAACCTTCAGATGGGCTTCTATATTATTATACCCATAAAAAGTTTCACagcaaaatttgcataaatatttcgaattacGTGATTTCCTCGGAACGGCCACGTCATTGGTTTCATCCAATTCCTCACCATTCCGATCCTCTTCATCAGAATTAAACCTTGGTTAAATCaatgtttaagaaattatttactttaaaaaattagcaaGTAGGTACCTCTCATTGGGTTCAAAATCTGGATCATTCTCCTCATTAATATTAAGATACAATTTTATATCTTCAGTTTTTAGATCATCCACCGATGTTTTAACGTCAATGCATTTTTGGCTATGTTCTATTAAGTCTTCCAAGTTATCTCCTTCATAACAACATTTCAAACACTTCAAAATCGTCGTATCCagaaaatgaacattttgcATATGTTTCAATTGATTTCTGGAAATGTAAAGCAGACTTATTAATACCACAAAATGCTATTTGTAGCATATTTATCTAGCCctacctaattttttttccacatgATGGGCAAATATTTAGTTgaaattcagttttaatttgagaATCACATTTGATAATAGGCGGGTTAATGTTCTTCTCTCTGCCTCTACTTTTCGGGGACCttttctaaaaatcaaatcaagTATAAAATGTTACTATACAGGAAAACAAGCctttactttaatttctgtAGTATGTTCTCCATTCGATTCATCACGTGATTCATATGCTTGTTGAAGACTTTTCAACTTCTCAGACAAAGGTGTATTATCATCATCAGAATCGCTAAGTACATTAACGCCTCTAATCACGAAACATTTCATATAAATTAACATCCAATTATCAAACATTTGTGGCATTTTAATACCCACCTAACAATATGAGCACTTGCATCAGAAGTCTGAGCAATGTCTGAATCAGAATCAGTCTTCCTTATAATGCTTTCCAGCACATTTGCTACTTTCTGATTATAAAcatgtaaatcaaaattatccTTCAACTCTATTAAAACAGCAATGTGTCTACAAGCAAGGTCAAGAGACAAATAGGAATGCTTCA carries:
- the LOC136343306 gene encoding zinc finger protein 85-like isoform X2, producing the protein MDEVEFHLLHSSEHVANLGNLQSMEINQRHLDTKDDPLHIVNKICRACLCVSEQTVNMQDTYFEDTPSFQLYEDICKLKPIHDFIEKVKHSYLSLDLACRHIAVLIELKDNFDLHVYNQKVANVLESIIRKTDSDSDIAQTSDASAHIVRGVNVLSDSDDDNTPLSEKLKSLQQAYESRDESNGEHTTEIKKRSPKSRGREKNINPPIIKCDSQIKTEFQLNICPSCGKKIRNQLKHMQNVHFLDTTILKCLKCCYEGDNLEDLIEHSQKCIDVKTSVDDLKTEDIKLYLNINEENDPDFEPNERFNSDEEDRNGEELDETNDVAVPRKSRNSKYLCKFCCETFYGYNNIEAHLKTVHSTESKCIICYLEFNNPFSLLYHMMVKHGQLKCCRLCLISFKTYNELNAHYKSAEHNTKCTVCGEQFKNRKAVYEHRRRKHLNPQTESQKFKCPECPREFANSNNIRRHILVAHNDMRFLCDTCGQSYTTKRNLTLHIQKFHQGIPVDNKPTKKNFFCESCGRELKIFHKYAIAMHRAKHKGHSFVCKKCYDSFATEEQFKEHVKDFGHELYECDKCQSQFVREENFKLHLKNHEAPGWNKNMFATWGKSAKLRNDKGEFVCSYCPKVFKDKQRLDNHVRVHTNERPYECHICGKGFKTWIHRKTHLNIHLGIKKWTCKYCSKAFTNSCTLKGHEMIHTGERPHRCPECRKGFITMSAMKKHRMTHFKTTTENGNKKKEMAVLVEEDEDKPSISQQENENYVYKYDTMFTGSEATFESFVEPVKEPPIALMEIEK
- the LOC136343306 gene encoding zinc finger protein 85-like isoform X1; the encoded protein is MDEVEFHLLHSSEHVANLGNLQSMEINQRHLDTKDDPLHIVNKICRACLCVSEQTVNMQDTYFEDTPSFQLYEDICKVKIEADIFPALICTHCLQQLKPIHDFIEKVKHSYLSLDLACRHIAVLIELKDNFDLHVYNQKVANVLESIIRKTDSDSDIAQTSDASAHIVRGVNVLSDSDDDNTPLSEKLKSLQQAYESRDESNGEHTTEIKKRSPKSRGREKNINPPIIKCDSQIKTEFQLNICPSCGKKIRNQLKHMQNVHFLDTTILKCLKCCYEGDNLEDLIEHSQKCIDVKTSVDDLKTEDIKLYLNINEENDPDFEPNERFNSDEEDRNGEELDETNDVAVPRKSRNSKYLCKFCCETFYGYNNIEAHLKTVHSTESKCIICYLEFNNPFSLLYHMMVKHGQLKCCRLCLISFKTYNELNAHYKSAEHNTKCTVCGEQFKNRKAVYEHRRRKHLNPQTESQKFKCPECPREFANSNNIRRHILVAHNDMRFLCDTCGQSYTTKRNLTLHIQKFHQGIPVDNKPTKKNFFCESCGRELKIFHKYAIAMHRAKHKGHSFVCKKCYDSFATEEQFKEHVKDFGHELYECDKCQSQFVREENFKLHLKNHEAPGWNKNMFATWGKSAKLRNDKGEFVCSYCPKVFKDKQRLDNHVRVHTNERPYECHICGKGFKTWIHRKTHLNIHLGIKKWTCKYCSKAFTNSCTLKGHEMIHTGERPHRCPECRKGFITMSAMKKHRMTHFKTTTENGNKKKEMAVLVEEDEDKPSISQQENENYVYKYDTMFTGSEATFESFVEPVKEPPIALMEIEK
- the LOC136343306 gene encoding zinc finger protein 708-like isoform X3; amino-acid sequence: MQDTYFEDTPSFQLYEDICKVKIEADIFPALICTHCLQQLKPIHDFIEKVKHSYLSLDLACRHIAVLIELKDNFDLHVYNQKVANVLESIIRKTDSDSDIAQTSDASAHIVRGVNVLSDSDDDNTPLSEKLKSLQQAYESRDESNGEHTTEIKKRSPKSRGREKNINPPIIKCDSQIKTEFQLNICPSCGKKIRNQLKHMQNVHFLDTTILKCLKCCYEGDNLEDLIEHSQKCIDVKTSVDDLKTEDIKLYLNINEENDPDFEPNERFNSDEEDRNGEELDETNDVAVPRKSRNSKYLCKFCCETFYGYNNIEAHLKTVHSTESKCIICYLEFNNPFSLLYHMMVKHGQLKCCRLCLISFKTYNELNAHYKSAEHNTKCTVCGEQFKNRKAVYEHRRRKHLNPQTESQKFKCPECPREFANSNNIRRHILVAHNDMRFLCDTCGQSYTTKRNLTLHIQKFHQGIPVDNKPTKKNFFCESCGRELKIFHKYAIAMHRAKHKGHSFVCKKCYDSFATEEQFKEHVKDFGHELYECDKCQSQFVREENFKLHLKNHEAPGWNKNMFATWGKSAKLRNDKGEFVCSYCPKVFKDKQRLDNHVRVHTNERPYECHICGKGFKTWIHRKTHLNIHLGIKKWTCKYCSKAFTNSCTLKGHEMIHTGERPHRCPECRKGFITMSAMKKHRMTHFKTTTENGNKKKEMAVLVEEDEDKPSISQQENENYVYKYDTMFTGSEATFESFVEPVKEPPIALMEIEK